TTGCGGAAACGAAAGGTTATGTGGAGTCTGTCTTTGGTAATTATTGGAATTATCTACGCATTTATGACCCCGATGTGGAAAAACTGATGGGGCAGGTAGGGAAGAATTAATCTCGTTTTTATTTAACTCAGAGCCTTGGCACCGGGAATCTCGGGCAAGTTTTATGCCGCCGACGTTAGCTTGGGGATCGCAGCAAAAATCTTCTTTGGCAACACCAAAATAGCCAATCTCCCTTATTCGTCCATTAGAATTGCAATTAGTCAGGCACTCGGGCCAGGTTTTATCCATCCCTCAAGGTGTGATTTACTGATTTCCGCCCGGAAAAATGGGTCCCGTTCCCCGCATTTACTATGATCAAACGTTTTTTCCTCACCATTCTGTTCTTTGCTGGTCTGTGGTTTGCCCTCAATCTCTATCTCCAACACCATGGTTTGGCCCACCGTGGTAATTACGACAGCTTGATCATTAACTTCAGAAACGATATCCCCACCCAGACCCTGACGGCGGATATCCAAGCCATCGATGGCAAGTTAGAAAAAACGGTGGATTTTAATAGTATTTTCTCGATCAAAGATTATGTTTACACCGTTAAAGGCGATGGGGAAGATTTAAAACGGCTGCGGCGATCGCCTTTGATGAAGGAGGTGGACTACGTTGAACCCAACTATGTTTACCAAGCCCTAGAAGTGCCCAACGATCCTGAATACAGTAAGCAATGGAATCTCCGGGCGATCGCCATGGAATCGGCCTGGGATGGTAGTAAGGGGGAAGGGGTAACGGTTGCGGTGATTGATACCGGAGTAACCAGGGTTCCAGATTTACGACAAACCCAATTTGTCACTGGCTATAACTTTGTGGACGATAATCGTGACACCACCGACTACAACGGCCATGGCACCCATGTGGCGGGAACCATTGCCCAGGCCACTAACAACGAATATGGGGTAGCAGGTATTGCCCCCAAGGCTAAAATTATGCCCCTAAAAGTGCTGGGGGACAACGGTGGCGGTACCGTGGCGGACATTGCCGAAGCCATTATCTATGCGGCAGATAATGGGGCCAGCGTGATCAATATGAGCTTGGGGGGCGGCGGTGAAAGTAAAACCCTGGCCGATGCTATTGACTACGCCTACAGCAAAGGGGTGGTAATTATTGCGGCGGCGGGTAATGAAGGACAAAATGCCGCGGCCTATCCCGGTCGGTACCCGAAGGTAATCAGCGTGGCTGCCACCGATGCCACGGGTAATAAGGCGGACTATTCCAATTACGGTGCAGGGGTGGACATAGCTGCTCCTGGGGGTAGCACCGACGGCAAAGACGGCAAAATTCTCCAAGAAACCATTGACCCAGATACCAGGGAACCAGTATTGATGGGTTTTCAGGGCACTAGCATGGCGGCTCCCCATGTGGCCGGCACAGCCGCTTTGATCCAATCGGTGCAACTGCAACAGGCAAAAGTTGGTTTATCGACAAGGGCGGCAGAAAATTTAACCATAGCCGAAGTGTCGGAACCAGAAATGGTATTAAAAATTCTCAAAGCCTCTGCCCGCTCTGTGCCCAACGATAGTCTGAATTACTACGGTGCTGGCCATGTCAACGCCGGGGAAGCCGTCAAACAGGCCCAACAAGGAGAGATTTCCTTCCGGGATTTCATGCGTTGGTTGCGGGATAACGGTTATCTCAATCCCATCTTTTGGTTCGACGGGGGAGCCGTAGCGTTCCTACCCAAATTAGCCATGGTGTTGGGGTCATACCTGTTGGTGTTACTGTTGCGGATCTATCTACCGTTGCAATTTACCTGGCCGTTCAACTGGGGATTAATTTTCGGTAGCTCGGGCTTATTCTTTCTACAGGGTCTATACATTTTTGACTTGCCCCAATGGCCCTTCCGCGCCATGGGTAGTTCTTTACCGGAGTTGGGTAACAGTCTCCCTGGCACAGGTTTGTTAAATCCTTTTTTTGCCAGCGCCCTCATTCCCATTGTCTTACTACTACTGCTCCTGGGCAACCCCAGTGGGAAACAGTGGTCTTTGGGAGTTTGTTTTGGGGTCACTGTTTTTCTTTTAATCTCCGCTTTTCTGGGCACTCCCCTTTGGCTCATTGGCACCGGCTCCACGGCGATCGCCTTTTTGGTGGTTAACGCCCTAATCTGCTTGGGTCTTGGGTCTTTGGCCGCTAAGGGAGAACATTAGTCTGATAAAGACTAAATCCCCTGATCCTCAAGGATTGGGGGCACCGGGGGAAATGATAAGCTAGCAAAGGCGTAATTTTACAAAAAAAATTTATCTAGGAGTAATAATGACAGAAGCAAATGATTTGCCCTACCTTCTGCGGGTAGCCAGGGGCGAAGTGGTTAAACGTCCCCCCGTGTGGATGATGCGCCAAGCCGGCCGTTATATGAAAGTTTATCGAGATCTGCGGGATAAATATCCGAGTTTCCGGGAGCGGTCGGAAAACCCAGACTTGGCCATCGAAATTTCCCTCCAGCCCTGGCAAGCGTTCCAACCCGATGGGGTGATCATGTTTTCGGACATTTTAACTCCTCTGCCCGGTATTGGCATTCCCTTCGACATCATCGAAAGTAAAGGGCCCATCATCGACCCTCCCATCCGTACCCAAGCCCAGGTGGATCAACTCCATGCCCTAGATCCGGAATCAAGTCTGCCCTTCATCAAAACTATTTTGGGAACGCTACGGAAAGAAGTAGGCAACCAATCCACTGTGTTGGGTTTTGTGGGTGCTCCCTGGACCCTAGCGGCCTATGCCATTGAAGGGAAAAGCTCCAAAGATTATAAAGTAATTAAGCAAATGGCCTTTTCTGAACCGGCCATTCTCCACAGTTTCCTCGATAAAATTGCCGAGGCGATCGCCGTTTATGTCCGTTACCAAATCGACTGTGGTGCCCAAGTGGTGCAATTATTCGATTCTTGGGCCGGCCAATTAAGCCCCCAAGATTACGACACCTTTGCCCTGCCCTACCAGCAAAAAGTGGTCAAACTGGTCAAAGAAATCCATCCCGATACACCGTTAATTCTTTACATCAGCGGCAGTGCCGGAATTTTGGAACGCATGGGTAAATCCGGGGTGGACATTGTCAGTGTGGACTGGACGGTGGACATGGCCGACGCCCGCCAACGCCTGGGCAAAGAGATGAAAGTCCAAGGCAATATGGACCCCGGCGTACTATTTGGTTCCCAGGACTTCATCAAAGAACGGATTTTAGACACGGTGCGGAAAGCAGGGCAGGGGGGGCATATTTTCAACCTCGGCCACGGTGTTTTGGTGGGCACCCCGGAAGATAACGTCCGCTTCTTCTTTGAAACAGCTAAGCAAGTGGATCAATTACTGTAAGAGCTTGTTGGAAAAGTTTTATTCTGCCCCCTAAATCTCCTCAGTAACGCTCCGGCAATACTGAGAAACTTTGAATGCGTCCCCCCAAACTTGGGGACCAGGGGGCTTTTTAAACACACTCTAACCTAGGGAAAAACTTTGGGAAACTATTGCGCTATCCCTACTTTTTGCAATAGTTGCCACGGCCCCAATTGTTGTAAAAGTTCTAACTGTTGTTGATTTCTCACCAATAAGCCACCGGCAAAACCTAGGGCATTAACTTCAATGTCTTGGTAGGATTCCTGGGAACGGGGCACGATCGCCAAAAACTCCCTGGTCATTAGTAAATTATAGGGATGGGGCTTTGCTCCCCCTGCAGTTTGTAATCCCAATTGCTGCAACAGATCCTGATAAATCTGATAACAAATTTTACCTCCATCAGCATCGTTAATCACATCCATGGTTAAGGGGGCGATCGCCGTTTTAAAAGGCAGATTTTTTGCCTGAATAAAATGATCAGCCAGGGGGAATTTTTGACCATTTTCCACTAAGGGAAAGGGTATCCATTGTAAATGGCGGTGGGGTTGGCTGGCCCCTGCTTTGGGACCGCTGTTATAAAATACTAAACCTTCTTTTTCTTCTAAAACTTGTACTGCCACTCCAAAATCCCCCAAGGTCAAAGGACTTTGTTGATCTTCAAACTCCCGGGTGACAATTAATAAATGTTGGTCCACTACCTTAAATTTATTCAGCAATCCCAAATGGGTTGGGGAAAAATGCCCCACAAATAGATCGGCGTCGTAGGGTAAAAAAGGATTAATTTTCTGGCGATGTTGGTGTTCGGTAATGATTTTTTTGCGATGAATTTGGGTCAAAATCCGCACCACAAAGTTTATTTCTCCCACCTCCAGGGTCGTTACCGCCGTAGTGATGGGTTGGAGGGCACCGGTTTTGAGAGCATGGTCACTCTGGGCCAGTAAACGAGGCCACAATTGACCGGGTAGGAGATAGGATTCAGCCATGGTGAGGGCAAACAGGTAACTACGTTCTTGGCACCGGGCAACAACATTACCCATTAAAGCAACCCCTGATTATGTCCACCGAAAATACGGCCAGGGGCTGGGTTTTACTTGAGCCGTCCCTTGATCCTACACCGAGGGGTGGAGAGCACTACCCGTCAAATAATTTGCAAGGATTGCTCATCTTCCCAAATGCGAGAATCCACATTCAATTGGCTCAATTTGGTCCGGCCCAGATCGGCCCAGAAATTACGGTGGCGGCGATCGCCTAGGTAAACATGGTCCTCATCTTTGGCTTTGCTACAGGCTTCCACCAAGAAATAGGCTAATTGCTTGGCTGTAATATCAGAACCACTAATTTGAAAGTGAAACAATAAATCCCGCCGTTGGGGCGCAGAGCCCTGGGCATAGAGCATCGTGAAATCGTGACTAGCATGATGATCAAACATTTTCGGTCTGGGCATGGACTGGTTGCCAAAACTTTCCGTATCTGTGCCCTTAAGCTGGGAAACTAACAGTAAATGCCTTAGGTTAGGAGTGGCAGCAAGGACACCAGAATAGTACAAAATTAAAGGGGCAGTTAAATTTTGAGAAGCTTTGAAATTCCAATTGGCTTTATCGAGGGGAAAATAGGCTAAAAATTGATTCCATTCCGACATAGATGTGGGCATATTGTCACCAAAAATTACACTCAAACCTCGATTAACTATTGTTTATTTTAGCAATCCTCTCGTCATCGCTACTAATTAATGCCAGTGCTAATTAAGCAGTGATATTGCTATTATTTTGGCGCAAACTGACCATAATAAACGTCGTTTCCATCCGGTAAATTAATCTAACCATTGTCAGTCAAGCCATTCTGCCCTAGGATAACATTCGTTATAAAGTGGAATCCGTGAGGTTGCAATGGGTCACAAATACGATGTCTATGGCATGGGAAATGCCCTGGTGGATATGGAATTTGAGGTTACCCCAGAGCAGTTGGCCAGCCTAGGCATTGATAAAGGGGTGATGACCTTGGTGGAAGAGGCCAGGGAAAATGAATTAATTGCCCAATTGGCCCAACAGCGTGGCAAGCAAAGCAGTGGCGGATCAGCGGCCAATACTCTGGTGTCCCTGGCCCAACTGGGGGGTACGGGTTTTTATGCCTGCAAAGTGGGTAAGGATGAAGCGGGAGCCTTTTACCTCCAGGATTTGAACGATTGCGGCCTCGATACCAATCCCCACCATGAAACCGCTGGCGAAGGCATTACGGGCAAATGCTTAGTGTTTGTCACCCCCGATGCTGACCGCACCATGAATGCTTTTTTGGGCATTAGTGGCAGTTTGTCCGTAACCGAAATGGATTGGTCTGCTTTAAAACAGTCCCAATACCTTTACCTGGAAGGCTATCTGGTCACTTCCCCCAGTGCCAAAGCGGCCTGCATTGAAGCCAAGGCGATCGCCGAACAATCCGGGGTGAAAACCTGTCTATCCCTATCCGATCCCAACATGGCCAAATTTTTTCAAGACGGTTTAAAGGAAATGCTGGGGTCAGGGGTAGATCTACTATTCGCCAATGAAGCGGAAGCCCTGGAAATGGCCGGTACTTCAGACCTCAACCAGGCGATCGCCTACTGTAAAAGTATTGCCAAAAACTTTGCCCTGACCAGGGGCGGAGCAGGCTCACTAATTTTTGATGGTGAGAATTTATTGACCATTGGCACCCCCAAAGTCCAACCCATCGATACGGTGGGAGCGGGGGATATGTACGCTGGGGGATTTTTATATGGCCTAACCCATGGCATGGACTATGAAAAAGCTGGGCAATTGGCTTCGGAAACAGCCGCCAAAGTAGTTACCTGTTATGGTCCCCGCCTAGACACAGAAATTCTGCAAGAGATTTTACAGTCTGTTCAAGCAGTTTAGAACAAAAAGCTACTTTTCTCCCAAATCATAGGAGGGACTAAGCCAGCCCTTACGCCAGAAGAAATAGAGGGATCCTCCGGCAATTAAGAGCATCACTATCCAAGTAATATAGTAGCCCCAGCGGCTGTTTAGTTCTGGCATTTCTTTGAAGTTCATACCGTAAACCCCGGCAATAAAAGTTAGGGGAATAAAAATGGTAGAAATGACGGTCAAAAATTTCATTACTTCATTCATTTTATTGCTCATGGCAGTCATATAAACCTCCATTAAACTAGAAGCTAATTCCCGGTAAGCTTCGATAATATCTAACACCTGAATAATGTGATCGTAGCAATCTCGAAAGTAAATTCTTACGTCTGCTGTTACGATGGAATTGGTGGTGTCCCGCAGCAGCACATTCATCACATGGCGCAGGGGCCAAATCAACCTTCTCAGGGCTAAAAGTTCCCGGCGAATATGGTAAATTTCCTCCATTAATGAGCTGTTGGGATTACGAATAATGGTGTCTTCTAGGGCTTCAATGCGTTCTTCATAATCTTCCAAGAGGGGAAAATATTCATCAATTAACATATCAATTAACAAATAGCAAAGATAATCCGCTCCTTGTTGGCAAACTTTACCTTGATTGGTGCGAATTCTTTCCCTTAGGGGATTAAAACAATCAATAATGTGCCCTTCCTGGAAAGTTAATAGGTAACGTTTGCCCAACACAAAACTAACCTGCTCACTTTCAAAGCCATCTTCTTCCCGATTAGGACGCACCCGATGGGCAATAACCATCACATGGTCGTTATAATCTTCTACCTTTGCTCGCTGGGGGACGTTAACAATATCTTCTAAAAGTAGGGGGTGTAATTTAAAAATTTCCCCCACTTCCTTAAGCACTTCTTCACTGCCTAAACCTTCAATATCCATCCAAGAAACAGTATTTGTACCTAAATAAGGTCTCAGGGCATTGGGACTAATATCCG
The genomic region above belongs to Synechocystis sp. PCC 6803 substr. PCC-P and contains:
- a CDS encoding DUF5942 domain-containing protein, with the protein product MIKRFFLTILFFAGLWFALNLYLQHHGLAHRGNYDSLIINFRNDIPTQTLTADIQAIDGKLEKTVDFNSIFSIKDYVYTVKGDGEDLKRLRRSPLMKEVDYVEPNYVYQALEVPNDPEYSKQWNLRAIAMESAWDGSKGEGVTVAVIDTGVTRVPDLRQTQFVTGYNFVDDNRDTTDYNGHGTHVAGTIAQATNNEYGVAGIAPKAKIMPLKVLGDNGGGTVADIAEAIIYAADNGASVINMSLGGGGESKTLADAIDYAYSKGVVIIAAAGNEGQNAAAYPGRYPKVISVAATDATGNKADYSNYGAGVDIAAPGGSTDGKDGKILQETIDPDTREPVLMGFQGTSMAAPHVAGTAALIQSVQLQQAKVGLSTRAAENLTIAEVSEPEMVLKILKASARSVPNDSLNYYGAGHVNAGEAVKQAQQGEISFRDFMRWLRDNGYLNPIFWFDGGAVAFLPKLAMVLGSYLLVLLLRIYLPLQFTWPFNWGLIFGSSGLFFLQGLYIFDLPQWPFRAMGSSLPELGNSLPGTGLLNPFFASALIPIVLLLLLLGNPSGKQWSLGVCFGVTVFLLISAFLGTPLWLIGTGSTAIAFLVVNALICLGLGSLAAKGEH
- the hemE gene encoding uroporphyrinogen decarboxylase, giving the protein MTEANDLPYLLRVARGEVVKRPPVWMMRQAGRYMKVYRDLRDKYPSFRERSENPDLAIEISLQPWQAFQPDGVIMFSDILTPLPGIGIPFDIIESKGPIIDPPIRTQAQVDQLHALDPESSLPFIKTILGTLRKEVGNQSTVLGFVGAPWTLAAYAIEGKSSKDYKVIKQMAFSEPAILHSFLDKIAEAIAVYVRYQIDCGAQVVQLFDSWAGQLSPQDYDTFALPYQQKVVKLVKEIHPDTPLILYISGSAGILERMGKSGVDIVSVDWTVDMADARQRLGKEMKVQGNMDPGVLFGSQDFIKERILDTVRKAGQGGHIFNLGHGVLVGTPEDNVRFFFETAKQVDQLL
- a CDS encoding DUF4922 domain-containing protein; the protein is MGNVVARCQERSYLFALTMAESYLLPGQLWPRLLAQSDHALKTGALQPITTAVTTLEVGEINFVVRILTQIHRKKIITEHQHRQKINPFLPYDADLFVGHFSPTHLGLLNKFKVVDQHLLIVTREFEDQQSPLTLGDFGVAVQVLEEKEGLVFYNSGPKAGASQPHRHLQWIPFPLVENGQKFPLADHFIQAKNLPFKTAIAPLTMDVINDADGGKICYQIYQDLLQQLGLQTAGGAKPHPYNLLMTREFLAIVPRSQESYQDIEVNALGFAGGLLVRNQQQLELLQQLGPWQLLQKVGIAQ
- a CDS encoding adenosine kinase, which produces MGHKYDVYGMGNALVDMEFEVTPEQLASLGIDKGVMTLVEEARENELIAQLAQQRGKQSSGGSAANTLVSLAQLGGTGFYACKVGKDEAGAFYLQDLNDCGLDTNPHHETAGEGITGKCLVFVTPDADRTMNAFLGISGSLSVTEMDWSALKQSQYLYLEGYLVTSPSAKAACIEAKAIAEQSGVKTCLSLSDPNMAKFFQDGLKEMLGSGVDLLFANEAEALEMAGTSDLNQAIAYCKSIAKNFALTRGGAGSLIFDGENLLTIGTPKVQPIDTVGAGDMYAGGFLYGLTHGMDYEKAGQLASETAAKVVTCYGPRLDTEILQEILQSVQAV
- the corA gene encoding magnesium/cobalt transporter CorA yields the protein MPQTQPGIEDFLLRQLRHPQEEEEEEDYFDYFYDEPGSEPGTLSIEPDAPPSRIVLVDYSPSHAVRKSDISPNALRPYLGTNTVSWMDIEGLGSEEVLKEVGEIFKLHPLLLEDIVNVPQRAKVEDYNDHVMVIAHRVRPNREEDGFESEQVSFVLGKRYLLTFQEGHIIDCFNPLRERIRTNQGKVCQQGADYLCYLLIDMLIDEYFPLLEDYEERIEALEDTIIRNPNSSLMEEIYHIRRELLALRRLIWPLRHVMNVLLRDTTNSIVTADVRIYFRDCYDHIIQVLDIIEAYRELASSLMEVYMTAMSNKMNEVMKFLTVISTIFIPLTFIAGVYGMNFKEMPELNSRWGYYITWIVMLLIAGGSLYFFWRKGWLSPSYDLGEK